A stretch of the Ostrea edulis chromosome 9, xbOstEdul1.1, whole genome shotgun sequence genome encodes the following:
- the LOC125658678 gene encoding ventral anterior homeobox 2b-like, whose protein sequence is MEYNQTPDFNSYNYLTNRDGHLAEEQGTTDKPLDYPDYCQTIKVQDAHGGIKELVFPKALDLDRPKRARTTFSSEQLFQLEKEFQRNQYLVGKERTQLAKQLKLSETQVKVWFQNRRTKYKRDRSRDSETADSKSESMAACNILRLLQNQVPGPNCTSYLPPYPYAFSGYSAS, encoded by the exons ATGGAATACAACCAAACACCTGACTTTAACTCTTACAATTACCTCACGAATAGAGATGGGCATCTCGCAGAGGAACAGGGAACCACGGACAAACCACTGGACTATCCAGATTACTGCCAAACTATTAAGGTTCAAG ATGCTCATGGCGGTATAAAGGAACTCGTCTTCCCTAAAGCCCTTGATCTAGATCGTCCTAAACGTGCCAGAACGACTTTCTCCTCAGAACAACTGTTTCAGCTGGAGAAAGAATTTCAGAGGAACCAGTACCTAGTCGGAAAGGAAAGAACACAACTAGCGAAACAGCTTAAGCTGTCAGAAACTCAG GTAAAAGTTTGGTTTCAAAACAGACGGACTAAGTACAAACGGGATAGATCACGTGACAGTGAAACGGCAGATTCAAAATCAGAGAGCATGGCAGCCTGTAATATTTTGAGACTTTTACAAAATCAAGTTCCCGGACCAAATTGTACTAGTTACCTTCCGCCATATCCTTACGCATTCTCTGGATACAGTGCTTCTTAG